In the Blattabacterium sp. (Blattella germanica) str. Bge genome, ATTGGTTCATAAAATGTTTAAAAATAGAAGTAAAATCAGTTTCTATTCTTCTGTAGAAAAAGCTTTTTTATCTGCTAAAGAAAGAGCTGATAAAAATGATTTAATTTTAATAAGTGGAAGTACGTTTATTGTATCTGAAGTTTTATTATATTATTTATAATAATTTTTTTCTTACATTTGAGTAAATGAAAATATGAAAAAGGGCAATTAGCTCAGTTTGGTTTAGAGCATCTGTTTTACAAGCAGGAGGTCACTGGTTCAAATCCAGTATTGCCCACGGTTTTTAAAATAAAATTCAAAATTCTTTCTTTTTCTTTTGGATGAAACCATGTTACCGAAGAATCTTTTTTGTACCAAGTTAATTGTCTTTTAGCGTATCTTCTAGTATTTGTTTTTATTTTTTCTATAGTTTCATTTAAACAATTTTTTTTTGACAAAAAAAATTCAAAAATTTCTTTATACCCTATAGTTTGTAAACTATTTAAGTGTCTATGACAAAAATAGAGTTTTGCTTCATCTAATAGACCTGTTTTAATCATATTTTCTACTCTATTATTTATTCTAGAATAAATTTCATGTCTAGACAAAATCAATCCGATTTTCAAAATTGAAAAATTTCTTTTTTTTGGTCTTTTTTTCGAAAAAAAGAAAGGATCATGTCCTGTTGATTTTACGATTTCTAAATATCGTATTAAACGTCTAGGATTATGAATGTCTATTATTGATTCATTTTGTTTTTTTAATTTTTTAAATTCTTTTTGTAAAAAAGATATTCCATTTTTTTGAAAATGAAAAATCAAATCATTTCTAACATTTAAGTCTATTTTAGGAAAATCAGATAATCCTTCTGTTATAGCTTTTTCATATAATCCAGATCCTCCTACCATAATCAGTATGGAATATTTTTCAAATAATTTTGATATTTTTTCTAAACAGTCTATTTCAAAAAGTTTAGCATTATAAATCTGATAAATACTTAAATGACCGATAAAATGATGAGGGATTCGATATAATTCTTCTATTGTAGGCATAGAAGTTCCTATCCTTAGTTCTTTATAAAATTGTCTAGAATCACTAGATAAAATTTCGGTTTTTAATTTTTCAGCTAAAAATAAAGAAATGTCAGTTTTTCCAACACATGTTGGTCCCAAGATAAAAATGATAAATTTTCGATTCAATTCAATATTGAAATGTATTTGCATTTAATTTAGATAATCTAGAATGCATCCAATAATCGGCTAATACCAAAGCAGTCATAGATTCTACAATGGGAATTGCACGTGGCAATACACAAGGATCATGTCTTCCTTTTCCTTCCATAATAACAAAATTTCCATGTCTATCTATAGTTTTTTGTTTTTGCATGATTGTAGCTACAGGTTTAAATGCTATTCTAAAATAAATATCCATTCCATTTGATATCCCTCCTTGTATTCCTCCGGATAAGTTTGTTTTAGTTTTTCCATTCTTATGAAAAGGATCATTATGTTGAGATCCAGTTAACTCAGTCCCTTGGAATCCACTTCCATATTCAAAACCTTTTACAGCATTAATTGAAAGCATTGCTTTTCCCAATTCAGCATGCAGTTTATCAAAAACTGGTTCTCCTATACCTATTGGTACGTTTTGAATAACACAAGTGATTGTTCCTCCTATTGTATCTCCTTTATTTTTTATTTTTTGAATTTTATGTATCATTTTTTCTGCAATGTATGAATCAGGGCATCTGATAGGATATCTTTCTATGGATTTTCTGGATAAATCTAATTCTTGATAAGATTTATTGACGGAAATATTTCCTACAGAAGAAACATAAGATATAATTTTTATATCTTTTATTAGTTGTTTGGCTATAGATCCAGCAACTACTCTACATATAGTTTCCCTGGCAGAAGAACGCCCCCCCCCTCTATAATCTCTGATTCCATATTTATTTTCATATGTAAAATCTGAATGAGAAGGTCGATAAATATCCTGAATATGTTTATAATCATCTGATTTGTGATCCTTGTTATAAATAATAAAACCAATAGGGGTTCCTGTTGTTTTATTTTCAAAAATTCCAGATAAAAAATTGACTTTATCAGGTTCGTCTCTTTGAGTGACTATAGATGATTGTCCCGGTTTTCTACGATTTAGTTCATATTGAATTTCTTCAAAATTTAATTCCAAACCTGCTGGACATCCATCAATAACTCCTCCTAAAGCTATTCCATGACTTTCTCCAAAAGTACTAACTCTAAATAAATGACCAAAAGTATTCCCTGCCATATAAATTTTAATTTTGAATCTCTATAGAAAGTGGTCTTCCCAAATAGTTAATTCTACTCATTCCTATTAATATTTTATTTCTATAACGTTTTTCTACTTCGAATAATGAAGAATTTGATAAAATTTCTATATGTCCAATATGAATACGAGAATTGTTAGCTGCTTGATTAATTAAGTTGATCAATCCTAATTTTGTTAAATTGTCTTTAGAACCTCTATTCAAAAAGAGTTTGGAAAAAGATTCTTTTCTAAATTTTTTTGTTCTTGATGAAATATTTTTTGTGAATTTATTATTCATAAAAGTTTTTCTTGTATAAATAGGTGTATAAATAGGATTGATATCCTTAGAATTTTTATAAGAACTTATAAAACGATTAAATTCAATCCAAGAAAAACGTTTGATCAATTCTTCTTTATCAAAAAACTCTAAATTTTTTTGTATTTCAGGAAGAAATTGATTCATCAATTTTTCATCTACAACTACTTTTTTTACTTTTTCTATAAAATAGAGTAGTTGTTTTTCGCATATTTCTTTTCCATTAGGGACCATAACACGTTCAAAGCTTTTTCCTATTCTTTTCTCGAATTCTTTTAAATTTCTAGTTTCTTTGGAATGAATAATACAAACGGAAATTCCTGAATTACCTGCCCTTCCAGTACGACCACTTCTATGTATGTAAATATCACTCTCTTTTGGAAGATTATAATTTATAACATGAGTTATATTATGAACATCTAATCCACGAGCGGCTACATCCGTAGCAACGAGAAATTGCAAATTTTTGTTTCTAAATCGATTCATCACAGATTCTCGTTGTGTTTGAGAAAGATCTCCATATAAAGCATCAGCATTATAACCATCTTTTATGAGATATTCAGCTATTTCTTTCGTTTCTTTTTTTGTTTCACAAAATATAATTCCATAAATACCAGGATTAATATCTACAATTCTTTTCAGAGCTGAATATTTTTTATTTAAATGACCAACCATATAGTAAATATGTTTGACCCCATCAGATACAATATTTTTTTGACCTGCAATAATTTCCACAGGATCTGTTAAATAAGTACGTGCTATAGCATTCATGTATTTTGACATTGTTGCTGAAAACAGAAGACTTTGTCTATTCTTTGGCAACATTTTTACTATATAATCTAATTCTTCTTTGAATCCCATATTTAGCATTTCATCCGCTTCATCAAGAATTAAATATTTAATTTTTTCAAGATGTAATTTTTTTCTTTTGATTAGATCAATGATTCGACCCGGAGTTCCTATTATAATGTGAGTTTTATTTTGCAAAGATTTGATTTGAGAGTCTATACTAACTCCTCCATATAAGGAAATAATTTTTATAGTGGATAAAAACTTTGAAAAACGATAAAAATCACGAGTGATCTGTACACAAAGTTCTCTTGTAGGACATAAAATAAAAGCTTGTGGTATACTTAAATCAAAATTTACTTTTTGAATGATAGGCAATCCAAAAGCCGCTGTTTTTCCTGTTCCTGTTTGAGCTAATGCTATGACATCTCTTTCTGAAGAAAGCAAAAATGGAATAACTTTTTCCTGTATAGTAGTAGGATATTGAAATCCAATAGCTTCTAAAGCTTTAAGTATATTTTTGTTAAAAAAATTGTATTCTTTAAATGTTTTTTTCATAAAAGAAAAGAATGGTTAAAAAATTAAAAAAACTGTTTTTTTAATTTTTCATTATATCAACAAATATAGATAATTATTATAAATTATGATTATTCAATTGAATATTAGTTGTTTATTATATTTTTTTTATAAGTCTTTTAGTTATAGTTTCATATCTTATAAAGAGCAACATAGCAGATAAAGTAAGCCCTATCCCTAATCCAATCCAAATTCCTTGTCCTCCCATTTGAAATGATAAAAACCAAGCTGTAGGTAAAGCAATAATCCAATAGGAAAAAAAACTAATCCACATGGGAATATGAACATCTTGTAATCCTCTTAAAGCTCCAAGAATAATTCCTTGTAATCCATCAGATAATTGAAAAAAACTAGCAATAACAATCATTTTTTCTGCAATTTTTATAACTTCATAATCATTTTTTATATAAATGGAAGGAATATAGCTTTTAAAAAAGAAAAAGAAAAAACTACAAATTGACATAAAAACAACTCCCATTAACAGAATAGATTTTCCTATTTTTCTTAATTCAGAATAATTTTTTAAAGCGAACTGATTTCCTATTCTAATTGTAGCAGCTACAGAAAGACCTGTGCTGAGAAGAAAAGTAGAAGAGACTAAACTGATAACTATTTGATGAGCGGCCAATACCTTAACTCCACATCTTCCTGATATAAAAGAAGAAACAGCAAAAGCACTCATTTCAAACAACATATGAAATCCAGAAGGAATTCCTATTTTTAGGATTCTTTTAAATATTTTTTTTAAAAAAATATTTAAATGATTGTAGTAATCATGTACTTTTTTATATCTGTATAATAATACTAGAATTCCTATTAACATAGTCATACGAGATATTAAGGTAGAATAAGCCACACCTACAGATCCTAATTTAGGAAATCCACAAATTCCGTTTAAAAAAACATAATTCAATATTATATTAATAAAAGCTGAAACCCAAGTGACAACAAGACCAGGAAAGACTAAAGATAATCCTTCCGAAAATTTCCTAAAAACTTCAAATATCATCCATGGAATAAAAGAAATAGCTATTATTTTTAGAAAAGATATAGTTTCATTTAATATTTCTTGAGGTTGTCCTAAATAGGGTAGAATGTAGAAAAAAATATGTATCAATCCATACATAAATATGGATAGAAAAAAATTGATAATTAATCCATGATAAAAAATAATAGCACCTTTTTTGTATTCCTGTTTAGCATCTATAGATGCAATTAGAGAAGAAATAGCTGTAGATATTCCTAATCCAAAAATAACTATAATAAAAAAAACGGCATTGGCTAATGAAACTGAAGCTAAGGCTGTTTTTCCCAAAAAACCAACCATAATATTATCACATAAACCTACACATATTACTCCCAATTGGGTAAAAAAAACAGGAATCGCCAATAAAAAATTTTTTTTAATATGTTTCGAATATGTTTCGTTTTTTTAATAGAATTAGTATTTGAAATCACTCATTTCATTCTTTTCTTTAAAGAATAAAAATTAACTGTTTTTTATATTTATAAAAGGTAATTTTACCATTTTAATAGGTATCTTTTTTTTTCTTATTGAAAGAAAAACAGAATTTATTTTCTGATTCCATAAATATCCTAATCCAATTCCTTTTTTTAAAATTGGGGAAAAAGTACCAGAAGTTACATTTCCAATAATATTATTATCTTTATCTATTAAAGAGTATCCATCTCTTGGGATTTTTCCTTTTTCTTCTATGACAAAAGATATAAATTTTTTATATTCTCCTTTATTTTTTTGTTTTTGTAATATTTCTTTTGCAAGAAATTTTTTTTCGAATTTTGTTATCCAGGATAATCCAGCTTCTATGGGTGTTGTTTTTTCACAAAGATCTTTTCCCCATAAACGGTATCCCATTTCTAATCTTAATGAGTTTCTACTTGCTATTCCGCAAGGAATTATTTTTTTTATTTCTAGAATTTTATTCCATATTTTTTCTGCATACTCATTTGGAATATAAATTTCAACACCTTTAGATCCTGTATATCCTGTACAAGAAATCAATACTTTTTGTATTTCTGCAAACTCTCCTATTTCAAAATGATAAAAAGGAATTTTTTGTAATGGAATATTGGTTAATTTTTGAATGTAAAATAAAGAGAATGGACCTTGAATAGCCAATAAAGAATATTCTGAAGAAAAATCTATGAGTTCTATATCAGAAAAAGCATTTTTTTTAATATGATGATTTATCCATTTTTTATTTTTTTCAATATTAGCTGCATTAACTATAAGTAATAATTTTTTTTCAGTAATTTTGTAAACTACTAAATCGTCTATAATTCCTCCATGTTCATTTATGAAACAGTTATATTGAGCTTGTCCTATTTTTATTTTGGATAAATCGTTTGTGGTCAAATATTGAATTAGATTCATGGAATCTTTTCCACTTAAAATGAATTTTCCCATATGACTAACATCAAAAATTCCAGCATTATTTCTTACTGACATATGTTCTTTTAAAGAAGATGTGTATTGAAGGGGCATATAAAATCCAGAATAATTAACCATTTTAGCGCCTAAACGTATATGATTTTCATATAAAATTGTTTTTTTTAAATTATTTTCCGTCATATTCAACAAAGTTATTTTCCGTTTCGTATAAAGTTATTTTTAAATCTAAATTAGAAGATATTCTTTTATTTATTTTTTTCCACATAAAAACAACAAGATTTTCTACTGTAGGATTTACAGAAGAAAACTCTTTTAAATCTAAATTAATATTTTTATGGTCAAAAAATTTTTCTATTTCTTCACGAAGAATATCTCTTAATTTTTGTAAATTAAGAACAAATCCTGTTTCTACATCTATTTCTCCTGTTACACTAACTATATATTCATAATTATGTCCATGATAATATGCACATTTTCCAAATACTTCTATATTTTTTTGATAATTCCAATGATTATTGTAAAGTCTATGAGCCGCACTAAAATGCCCTCTTCTACTTATGGTAGCTTTCATAATTTAATGAATATTTAATTGATTTATATAATTTTTGAGGATAATTTTCAACCAAATTGTATAAGAATCTGGATAAAGATGAACATTTTTAATTAATTCATTTAATGAAATCCATTTCCAATTTTCAACTTCTTTATAATTTATAATTGGAGATTTTTCATAATATCCTACAAAAACATGATCTAATTCATTTTCTATTAATCCGTTGCTCAAAAATTCATGATAAGTGAAACAAAATTTTTCTTCTAAAAAACAATCAAAACCCATCTCTTCTATTAAACAACGATGTGCTGCTGTTAAAAGGGATTCATTTTTTCTAGGATGACTACAACATGTATTAGTCCAAAGTAAGGAAGAGTGATATTTTTTTGAAGATCTTTTTTGCAACATTAAATCATTTTTGAGATTAAAAATAAATACAGAAACAGCGCTATGAAACAATCCTTTTGAATGAATTTTGTTCTTTTTTTTCAAATCCAATAATCTGATTTTTTTTCCTATCAAAGGAATAAAATCATCATCTGCTATTTTCTTTTTATCTTTCATATTCATCAATTTTTTTTTAAATCTTAAAAAGATAATGGAATCTACTAGACTAAAAGATCCACCTTTAATTTATTTATTATGAAAAAAGAAATTAAAGAATTATTAAATGAATTGAATAATTTAAAAAAAAATACATTTATAAGTGCAATGCGTATTCAGTTTATTTTTTTATCCACAAAATTAGATCTTTTGATAGCAAAAATGCCAATAAATAATAAAATTCTTCAACCTTTTGGTTATCTTCATGGAGGGGCTACAATAACTTTAGCTGAAAGTGTTGGTTGTTCTTTATCTTTTATATCTGAAAAAAATGAAAAAAAAGATAATTTCAATGTTTTCAATATTGAAATTTCTGCCAATCATATTAGATATGTAAAAAAAGGAATTTTATTTGCTAAATCTAAAATTTTTCACAAAGGAAAAACTTTACATGTTATTCAAATTGATATTTATAATGAAAAAAAAAATATTATTAGTTTCTGTAAAATGACTAATATTATAATTAGAAAAAAATAGACAAATATGTATCAAAAAATCAGTATTTTTTCTTTATACAAAAAAATCATAAAAAATTATTGGAATCACAATCGATTTGTTATTTTCAGAAAACCTAATGAAAATCAAGTTTTTTTTTATTCTCATTCTGATTCTGATTCTAAAGAAGAAAAATTTTTTATAATTCAAGATTTTGATCATAATTATACTATAAAAATAGTTCCGAAAAAAATTTATTGTTCAGATATACAAAAATCTTTCGTAAGAAAATCTTATGAAAAGAATTCTTTTCTTTTAACTGATTCTTTGGAGTATAAAAACTTAATTAAAAAAGCAATAGAAAAAATACGAAAAGGATACTTTAAAAAAGTGGTTTTATCTAGATCTATAAAAATTTCTTTTCACAGTTTTTATTGGAAAAAAACTTTTCAAAAGTTAATTGTTTCTTATCCAAATGCCTTAGTCAGTCTTTGGTACGACATTCGTCATGGTTTTTGGATTGGATGTACCCCTGAATTGTTGATGCAAATTCATAAAAGAAAATTTAAAACTGTAGCTTTAGCAGGAACTATTTGGAATAAATATAAATGGACAAAAAAAGAAAAGGAAGAACATCAAATTGTAATAAAATATATTATTCATTTATTAAAAAAAAATTATAATGGTTCTATTGTTTTAGAAGAAACTAAAACTGTGAAAATGGGACATTTAAAACATTTGGAAACTCCAATTTTTTTTTATTTTTCGGAAGAACCTGATTATTATGAAATATTAAATAAATTGCATCCTACACCTTCTATATGTGGAGCCCCTAAAAAAGAATCTTTAGATTTCATTCAAAAACATGAAGGATATACAAGAAATTTTTATACAGGATATATCGGAATTGTCAACAGAAAAAGTATGGAATTTTATATTCATTTGAGATGTGCAAGAATCAAAGAAGATAAAAAAGAAATAACTTTGTATGCTGGAAGTGGAATTACTATAGACAGTGATATAGATAGAGAATATTTAGAAACAAAAAACAAAGTTCAAAATATTTTTTCTCAACTTTTTTTTAAATAATTTTTTTTTTTCTTATAGAATGGTCTTATAATTAAACGTACACTTTTATTATAATGAAAATATTGAATAATCCAATTTGTTAAGGCTATTGCTCTGTTTCTAAACCCAACTAAACTGACTAAATGAACAAACATCCATACAATCCAAGCTAAAAAACCTTTTAATTTAAAAAAGGGAAAATCACATACTGCTTTATTTCTACCAATTGTAGCCATAGATCCTAAATTTTTGTACATAAAAGGTTTAATGTTTTCTTGATCAGATAAACGATTAAAATTTTTAGCTAAATAATTACCTTGTTGAATAGCAGGTTGTGCAGTCATAGGATGCCCATTAGGATAAGACTTCATACAAACTACAGCAACGTCTCCAATCGCAAAAATATTTTTATATTTTATAGTTTTAAGATAATTATCTACCAGAATCCTGTGTCCTTTTATATCTTCTTTTAAAAAACCTTTTATAATAGCACCTTTCACTCCAGCAGCCCATATTACATTAGCTGATTCTATTTTTTTATTTTTTTCTATAAAAACAATTTTACCATCGTAATCTTGAACTAAACAATTTAACCAAATGATGACTCCTAATTCTTTTAAATTTTTATAAGCTTGTTTTGCTGATTTTTCAGACATTCCATCCAGTAGTCTAGGTGAAGCTTGTAATAAGTGAATATTCATTGATTCAATATCTAAATCAGGATAATCATTTGGAAGTACATATCTTTTCATTTCCGCTAAAGCTCCCGCAAGTTCTACTCCGGTAGGTCCTCCTCCCACAATCACAAAAGTCATTAATCTATCTTTTTCTTTAGAATCTTTTGTGAGTAAAGCTGATTCAAAATCTTGCAAAATAAGACTTCTAAGATCTAAAGCTTCTGGAATCGATTTCATCGGAAAGGCAAAAGATTCAATATTCTTATTTCCAAAATAATTTGTTACAGATCCTGTAGCCATAATTAGATAATCATAAGATAAATCGCCTATATTGGTATAAATTTTTTGTTTTTCTGTATTTATATAATGAACATAAGCTAATCTAAAAAAAAAGTTTTTTGTTTTTTTAATAATATTTCTAATAGAATGAGCTATAGAATCTGGTTCTAAACCAGCTGTAGCTACTTGATACAATAATGGTTGAAAAGTATGATAATTGTTTTTATCTATAAGAACAACCTGAAATTTGTCTCTTCTTAGTTTTTTTGCTACTTGCAAACCGGCAAATCCAGCGCCAATAATAACAACTCTTTTTAGATTATTTATTGTTGGAATATTCATAGTCAAAAGTTTGAGACATAAGCTAATTTATATATATTTTCATTTTAATTGATAAATTAATAATTTTGTTCAAAAATAGATTCTTATGACTTATTATTTTATTATAGGCACTACTTTTTTAGTAAGTGTTATTATTAATACAATCTTAAAGAATAAATTTCGAGAATATTCAAAATTTTATTTGCACTCTTATATGAGTGGAAAAGAAGTGGCTGAAAAAATGTTAACAGACAATGGAATTACTGATGTAAATGTTCTTTCAATAGAAGGAAATCTAACAGATCATTATAATCCTTTGAACAAAACAATAAATTTGAGCGAAAAAGTTTATAATGGAAGAACAGCGGCTGCTGTTGCAGTAGCAGCTCATGAATGTGGACATGCCTTACAACATAGGTTAGGTTATAATTTACTGAAATTCCGGAATCATTTAATACCTATTCTTAATTTTAGTTCCAAATTTACTAATTTGGCGATAATGTCTGGACTAACTCTTTTTTACAGTTCAGGAGGTAAGGATTCTTTTATTCTTCAATTAGGAATAGGATTGTTTTTTTTAGTTGTTCTTTTTTCTTTTATAACTTTACCAATAGAATTTGATGCTAGCAAGAGAGCTTTGACTTGGATGAAAAACAAAAATGTAGTCAATTACCAAGAATATAATCAAGCAAAAGAATCTTTAAATTGGGCAGCTATGACTTATGTAGTTTCTGCTTTGGGCAGTTTAGCTCAATTAATATATTTTTTATCTTTTTTTACAAGCATAAATAACAAAAAAAATGAAGAATTTTAATTTGTTTTTTTCTTTTTTTTAGTATTTTTTGGATTTGGACGAAGATTTCCATAAGTTTTGTTTCTGATTTTTCCTCTTCTAGTTTTTTTATCTCCTTTTCCCATATTGATGTTTGTATAAGTTTTCGAATAATTCATGTATTCTATCTGCTTTTTTTTCTAAATACATTTCAGATGAATAGTTATTAATAATAAGATGAGATTTTTCTTTTCTTTTTTTATTGGATATTTGATTTTTTAAGCGATTTACAATTTGATTTTCACTTAAATTATCTCTTTTTATGATTCTTTCAATTATTTTTTCTATGGGAGAAGTTATATTGATAATGAAATCACATTCTTTATAACTTCCACTTTCAAACAATATAGCAGATTCTTTTATAACATATAGAGCTTTTTTTTGTACATAAAAAATCCAATTTTTAAAATCAATTGAAATCCATGGATGAACAATAGAACATAGTAATTTCAATGCGATAGGATTTTTGAAAACAATTTCAGATAAATAAGTTTTATTAATTTTTTCTTTTTTATAAGAATCTTTTCCAAAATGTTTAATAATATTTTTTTTTATAATTTTTGTTTGATTCATTAATATTTTTCCTCTTTCATCTGAAGAGTAAACAGGAATTCCTTTTTTTTTTAAAAATGAAGAAAGTAAACTTTTTCCAGATCCCATTTTTCCTGTTATTCCTATCAAAAAAAATTTCATTTTTTTTTCTGTTTATTATTTTTATGATTCAAAGTTTCACTATAACGTAATTGAGTCAACTCTTTAGAAATTGTATTTTTTTCAAGTTTTATTTTTCCTGTAATAGTTTCCAGTATACAAAAATTATCTGTAATATCTATAATTTTACCGTGCATTCCTGAATTTGTTACTATATTATTTCCTTTTTTTAAAATTATTCTGAAATTTTTTTCAATTTTTTGTTTTCGTATTTGAGGACGTATCATAAAAAAATAAAATATAATGAAAATTAATGCAAACATCCAAATAGTATTTGCAATAGAATTTTGTTGTAATAAAAAAAACATAAAATAATATTTTAAATTTTAGTTTTTAGTGAATAGAACAGATGATTCATCTTATAAAAGTCCTTTTCCTACTTTAAATATTTTATTTTTTTTGTGTAGAAATTTAAATATTTGATCTAATATTCCATTAATAAAAATTTTACTTTTTTCCATACAAAATATTTTTGTAATTTCTATGTATTCATTCATAGTAGCTTTTGGAGGTATGTTTGGAAAATATAAAAATTCACAAATAGCCATTTGCAATATAATCAAATCCAGAATTGCTATTCTTTTTATGTTCCAATTATTTGAGATATCGTTTATTAAACTATTAAATTCTTCTTTA is a window encoding:
- the coaE gene encoding dephospho-CoA kinase (Dephospho-CoA kinase (CoaE) performs the final step in coenzyme A biosynthesis.) — its product is MKFFLIGITGKMGSGKSLLSSFLKKKGIPVYSSDERGKILMNQTKIIKKNIIKHFGKDSYKKEKINKTYLSEIVFKNPIALKLLCSIVHPWISIDFKNWIFYVQKKALYVIKESAILFESGSYKECDFIINITSPIEKIIERIIKRDNLSENQIVNRLKNQISNKKRKEKSHLIINNYSSEMYLEKKADRIHELFENLYKHQYGKRR
- a CDS encoding 30S ribosomal protein THX; the encoded protein is MGKGDKKTRRGKIRNKTYGNLRPNPKNTKKKKKTN
- the yajC gene encoding preprotein translocase subunit YajC — protein: MFFLLQQNSIANTIWMFALIFIIFYFFMIRPQIRKQKIEKNFRIILKKGNNIVTNSGMHGKIIDITDNFCILETITGKIKLEKNTISKELTQLRYSETLNHKNNKQKKK
- a CDS encoding NAD(P)/FAD-dependent oxidoreductase produces the protein MNIPTINNLKRVVIIGAGFAGLQVAKKLRRDKFQVVLIDKNNYHTFQPLLYQVATAGLEPDSIAHSIRNIIKKTKNFFFRLAYVHYINTEKQKIYTNIGDLSYDYLIMATGSVTNYFGNKNIESFAFPMKSIPEALDLRSLILQDFESALLTKDSKEKDRLMTFVIVGGGPTGVELAGALAEMKRYVLPNDYPDLDIESMNIHLLQASPRLLDGMSEKSAKQAYKNLKELGVIIWLNCLVQDYDGKIVFIEKNKKIESANVIWAAGVKGAIIKGFLKEDIKGHRILVDNYLKTIKYKNIFAIGDVAVVCMKSYPNGHPMTAQPAIQQGNYLAKNFNRLSDQENIKPFMYKNLGSMATIGRNKAVCDFPFFKLKGFLAWIVWMFVHLVSLVGFRNRAIALTNWIIQYFHYNKSVRLIIRPFYKKKKNYLKKS
- a CDS encoding zinc metallopeptidase translates to MTYYFIIGTTFLVSVIINTILKNKFREYSKFYLHSYMSGKEVAEKMLTDNGITDVNVLSIEGNLTDHYNPLNKTINLSEKVYNGRTAAAVAVAAHECGHALQHRLGYNLLKFRNHLIPILNFSSKFTNLAIMSGLTLFYSSGGKDSFILQLGIGLFFLVVLFSFITLPIEFDASKRALTWMKNKNVVNYQEYNQAKESLNWAAMTYVVSALGSLAQLIYFLSFFTSINNKKNEEF